One Misgurnus anguillicaudatus chromosome 20, ASM2758022v2, whole genome shotgun sequence DNA segment encodes these proteins:
- the LOC129455681 gene encoding sialidase-1: MKRTRFILGNFDFTELTVLVFLLLELASLDAVRFNGKSLQIDPIIMEEQILWIGGGAGAVHTYRIPLLTSTPRGSLLAFAEARKTSSTDMTAKFIALRRSTDKGATWSPTSFIVDDGSQTDGVNLGSVVADEETGAVILIYSLCFYRYHCSPPRIMMTESLDDGLTWSAPRNLNPQLGVHSFIPGPGFGIQKHHPPAVGRLVVCGHGTLAGDGVFCILSDDHGRTWRNGAALKSIPYNHNKQALDFNPDECQPVELDDGSIYISVRNQNHYHCRCRMVVRSLDGGESLPVEELVFDTTLVDSAVAAGALQKEGVLYFTNPAHTHDRVNLTLRWSLDYGKSWTNNTLKIWEGPSGYSCIASHKGNEPEDHIYVIYEKGHKDYYETISFLKINLYSGL, translated from the exons AGCTTACAGATTGACCCTATAATCATGGAAGAGCAGATCCTCTGGATTGGAGGTGGGGCGGGTGCGGTACACACATACAGGATTCCCCTACTCACATCCACTCCTCGTGGAAGTCTACTGGCTTTTGCGGAAGCCCGGAAGACATCTTCCACAGATATGACGGCCAAGTTTATAGCTCTACGGCGCTCTACAGACAAAG GAGCAACCTGGTCACCAACGTCTTTCATAGTTGACGACGGCTCACAGACCGATGGGGTGAATCTGGGTTCAGTTGTAGCGGATGAAGAGACGGGAGCAGTGATACTCATTTACTCTCTGTGCTTTTACCGCTATCACTGCAGCCCTCCTCGGATCATGATGACTGAAAGCCTGGATGATGGCCTGACCTGGAGCGCCCCACGAAACCTCAATCCACAACTGGGGGTCCATAGTTTTATCCCTGGTCCTGGCTTTGGAATACAG AAGCATCATCCCCCTGCCGTTGGTCGTCTGGTGGTGTGTGGTCATGGTACTCTAGCTGGTGATGGGGTCTTCTGCATCCTCAGCGATGATCATGGCCGTACGTGGAGAAATGGAGCTGCGCTAAAGAGCATCCCTTACAACCACAATAAGCAAGCTCTTGATTTCAACCCAGATGAATGTCAG CCCGTCGAACTAGACGATGGATCTATATACATCAGTGTGCGTAACCAGAACCACTATCACTGCCGCTGTCGCATGGTTGTGCGCAGTCTGGACGGAGGCGAATCTCTGCCTGTGGAGGAGCTGGTGTTTGATACCACACTGGTGGATTCTGCGGTTGCAGCTGGAGCTTTACAGAAAGAGGGAGTGCTGTACTTCACCAATCCCGCCCATACGCATGATA GAGTTAACCTCACGCTTCGCTGGTCTCTGGATTATGGTAAATCATGGACGAACAATACTTTAAAGATTTGGGAAGGGCCAAGTGGATACTCCTGTATAGCCTCACATAAAGGCAATGAACCTGAGGATCACATATATGTTATTTATGAAAAAGGCCATAAAGACTATTATGAGACCATatcttttttgaaaatcaaTCTGTACAGTGGACTGTAA